Proteins found in one Miscanthus floridulus cultivar M001 chromosome 4, ASM1932011v1, whole genome shotgun sequence genomic segment:
- the LOC136549238 gene encoding glucan endo-1,3-beta-glucosidase-like, producing the protein MVNAYPYFSYNAATLNYAVFHPNAGVYDPATKINYTSMFDAQMDAIYMAMKRLWYGDGVEIAVGEAGWPTKAEAGQVGVGLEEARDFNAGMIRVCSVGKGTPMMPGRRLKTCVFSVFDENQKPGSVAERNFGIFNTDFTPKYDPGLLRQGSVSYATTPLSLIFVCLVDS; encoded by the coding sequence ATGGTGAACGCGTACCCGTACTTCAGCTACAACGCGGCGACGCTGAACTACGCCGTGTTCCATCCCAACGCCGGGGTGTACGACCCCGCGACGAAGATCAACTACACGAGCATGTTCGACGCGCAGATGGACGCCATCTACATGGCGATGAAGAGGCTCTGGTACGGAGATGGGGTGGAGATTGCCGTCGGCGAGGCGGGGTGGCCGACCAAGGCGGAGGCCGGGCAGGTCGGGGTGGGTCTGGAGGAGGCCAGGGATTTCAATGCCGGGATGATAAGGGTGTGTAGCGTCGGCAAGGGCACGCCGATGATGCCGGGGAGGAGGCTCAAGACGTGCGTGTTCTCGGTGTTCGATGAGAACCAGAAGCCCGGGTCGGTCGCGGAGAGGAATTTTGGGATCTTCAACACGGATTTCACGCCCAAGTATGATCCTGGTCTCCTCCGTCAAGGATCGGTGAGTTATGCTACTACTCCGCTCTCGCTCATTTTTGTTTGTCTCGTGGATTCttga